A genomic stretch from Ovis canadensis isolate MfBH-ARS-UI-01 breed Bighorn chromosome 5, ARS-UI_OviCan_v2, whole genome shotgun sequence includes:
- the IL17B gene encoding interleukin-17B — translation MDWPHNLLFLLTISIFLGLGQPRNPKGKRKGPGRPGTLAPGPHQLPLDLVSRAKPYARMEEYERNLGEMVAQLRNSSEPARRKCEVDLQLWLSNKRSLSPWGYSINHDPGRIPADLPEAQCLCLGCVNPFTMQEDRSMVSVPVFSQVPVRRRLCPPPPRPGPCRQRAVMETIAVGCTCIF, via the exons ATGGACTGGCCGCATAACCTG CTGTTCCTTCTCACCATCTCCATCTTCCTGGGGCTGGGCCAGCCCAGGAACCCCAAAGGCAAGAGAAAGGGGCCAGGGCGGCCTGGGACCCTGGCCCCTGGGCCTCACCAGTTGCCGCTGGACCTGGTGTCCCGGGCAAAGCCCTATGCCCGCATGGAGGAATATGAGAGGAACCTGGGGGAGATGGTGGCCCAGCTGAGGAACAGCTCCGAGCCGGCCAGGAGGAAGTGTGAGGTCGACCTGCAGCTGTGGCTGTCCAACAAGAGGAGCCTGTCACCCTGGGGCTACAG CATCAACCATGACCCCGGCCGCATTCCTGCAGACCTGCCAGAGGCGCAGTGCTTGTGTCTGGGCTGCGTGAACCCCTTCACCATGCAGGAGGACCGCAGCATGGTGAGCGTGCCCGTGTTCAGCCAGGTGCCTGTGCGTCGCCGCCTCTGCCCGCCGCCGCCACGCCCCGGGCCCTGCCGCCAGCGCGCGGTCATGGAGACCATCGCCGTAGGCTGTACCTGCATCTTCTGA